Genomic window (Mycolicibacterium smegmatis):
AGGAATTGGTGTCCGACGCGCTCGATCAGGTGCCACCCGAACTGGCTGCGGCGATCGACAACGTCGTGGTGCTCGTCGAGGACCGCAACCCCGACGAACCTGAGATCCTCGGGCTGTACCAGGGCGTGGCGCTGACCGAGCGGGACTCCTGGTACGCGGGCTCACTGCCCGACACCATCACGATCTACCGCGATGCCCTGCTCGACATCTGCGACACCGAGGACGACGTGATCGACGAGGTCGCGATCACCGTGATCCACGAGATCGCTCACCATTTCGGGATCGATGACGAGAGGCTCCACGAGTTGGGGTGGGGATGAGCGCTTCGGACACGAAAACGCCCGCGCGGCAACCACGTTTTGTCGGCCCGCAGTGTTATGAACGGGACATGACGATCCAGTGCCGGGACTGTGTGGCCGGGCTGGAGCACTGCCACGGCACCCTGATCCACCATGTCCGGTACCGCGTCGAGTGCACAGACGACGGCTGCACCACCCCAGAGATAGCGCACACCTTCAGCATCGACTGCGAGACGGTCGGCTGCCTGTGCAGCGAGGACATCGCGATCGCGATCTAACCCATCGGGTCTTTCGACGTCAGCGCGTCGGTGACGGGCTGGACGTCGGGTTCGGGATGGAACGGCGGGGTGAGCGTCGCCCAGCGCACGCAACTCCACCGCCCGTCGGTGGTGGGCGTGAGGATCACCGATTCGGTGTTGGCCAGGTGGTGTTCCAGCGCGAAGCTGCCGTCGACGCCCGCGAGCACCGCGGCCACCAGCCGGATGGCCGCACCGTGGCTCACCAGCACGATGTCGCTGTCGAAGTCGTGGTCGTCGAGGTAGTTCAGCCGCAGATGGTCGACGACGGGCACGTAGCGGTCGAGCACGTCGACCGCGGACTCGCCGCCGGGCATCGGCACGTCGAGTTCACCTTGGTGCCAGCGTTGGTAGATGGCCTCGAACTGCGCGATCGCGGCGTCGTCGTTGCGGTCTTCGAGCTCGCCGACCTGAACCTCGTGCACGCCGTCGAACTCCTGCGGCGTCAGCCCGATCTCACCGGCGATACCGGATGCGGTCTGCGCGGCGCGGCGCGCCACCGAGTGCGCGACGAGCGCAGGCCGTTGCGGGAACGCGGTGACGACCCGCCGGGCCTGATCGTGGCCCAGGTCGGTCAGTTCGGCGCCGGGGGGACGGGTGTCGAGGCGGCGGTCGACGTTGGCACGGGACTGCCCGTGTCGGACAAGGACGAGACGGCCACTCATGCGCCACCCGATCCGGCCCGCAGGCCTTCGAGCCATGTGGTGGCCTCGTCCAGACGGGGCGGCGGCGCGCCCGCGGCCGATTCCGTCGGCCATGAACCCAGATATCGCACATCTACACAACGTCGGTGGAGCGCTTTGAGTGCCTCGGCCACCGGATCGTCGTCGATGTGCCCGGCACAGTCGAGGAAGAACATGTAGGTGCCCAACTCGGTTCTGGTCGGGCGGGATTCGATGCGGGTCAGGTCGATGTCGCGGATCGAGAACTCGGTCATGGCCGAGACCAGGGCACCCGGTTCGTTGACCAGCCGCAACACCACGGCGGTGCGATCGGCGCCGGTGGCCGGTGGCGGGGTCCCAGGAAGACCCACGAGCACGAACCGTGTGCGGGCGTTGGGTTCGTCGACGACGTCGGCGGCCATGATGTCGAGTCCGCAGCGCTCAGCGGCCAACCGTGTGCTCACACCGGCATCGGCCCTGCCCTCGGCCACGTCATGGGCCGCAGCGGCGTTCGAGTGGGCCGGAACCACCTCCGCGTCGCGGAGGTTGGCCGCGAGCCAGTGGCGCACCTGCGCGGCGGCGACGGGGAAAGCCGCGACGGTGCGCACCGGCCCGTCGTGTCCGGGTCGGACCACGATCGTGAAGGCGACGTCGAGGGTCAGTTCGGCGTAGATCTGCAGCGGGCTGCCGGCCGCGAGGCTGTCGAGCGTGGGCAGCACCGTGCCGTCGATCGAGTTCTCGATCGGCACGCACGCATAGTCGGCACGGCCTTCACGGACGGCGCTGAGCGCTCCGGGTGTGCTGTCGGTCCGGACCGGGGTGAATCCGGCTGCGTCCTCGGCCGGGCCCGGGACCATGCTCTTGGCCACCATCTGCAGCAATGCCGCTTCGGTGAAGGTTCCCTCTGGTCCCAGGTATGCGATGCGCGGCACGTTGCCAACCCTATCCGGTCGCATGGCCGGTTCCTGGCGGTGAACGCGCGCCTCGGTACGCCTTGCGCAGTCTTCGATCATGCAGTTAAGTTAGGCTTACCTCACCTAAGGATGGAAGGCGGCGAGACATGGCAGTAGCGGCACCGACGACGGCCGAGCGGATCCGTAGCGCATGCGCCCGTGGCGGCGGTGCGATGCTCGCCGTCGAGGGCATCGAGCCGTTGGCGACGCCCGTGCACCACCTGCTGCAAGACGGCTCGTTCGCCATCACCGTCCCCGAGAACGGGCCACTCGTCGGCACGGTGGTGTCGTCGGGTTCGGCAGGTGTCCAGGCCGTGCTGGAGATGACCGACTACGCGCCGCTGCCGCTGCGCGAACCGGTGCGTTCGCTGGTGTGGATCCGGGGCCGCCTGCAACACGTGCCCAACGGCGAGGTGGCCGACCTGCTGGATCTGGTGGCCACCGAGAACCCGAATCCCGCACTGCTGCAGGTCAACTCGTCACCCATCGATGACGCCGACGACACCTACGCGCTGCTGCGCCTGGAGATCGAGTCGATCGTCGTCGCCGATTCCACCGGCGCCGAGTCCGTCACCGTCGGCGCACTGCTGGCCGCCCGGCCCGATCCGTTCTGCGCCATGGAGTCCAGCTGGCTGCAGCACATGGAATCGGCGCACCGCGACGTGGTCGACCGGCTCGCGACACGCCTGCCCGTCGCCCTGCGTCAGGGCCGGGTCCGCCCGCTCGGCCTCGACCGCTACGGCGTACAACTACGCGTCGAGAACGAGAACGGCGACCACGACGTGCGGCTGCCATTCCCCGCGCCCGTCGACGACGTGCCGGGATTGAGCAAGGCGATCCGCGTCCTCATGGGCTGCCCCTTCCTCAACGGCCTGCGCGCCCGCCGCCTCTGACGCCCGCCGGTCAGGCGGGACCGCTACGGTAGCTCCGGTGACCGGCCCTCTCGAGCACCGCGAGCACAGCGAGCACCGCCAACCGTCACGCCGCACGATCAAGATCGAGATCGTCGTCGTCCTGGCGGTGACGTTCGGGCTCAGTGCGTACACCGCGCTGCTGCGGCTGATCGAGGCTGTGCTGCTCGGACTGTCCGGCCAAACCGTCGCGCTCAACCCGCGCCGGTCCCCGTTCGACCTCATCGACCTCGGCCTGCACCTCGCGGGCGTCTTCAATCTGCTGGCTTGGGGTGCGCTGGCCCTGTACCTGTTGTGGCGCAGCGGAATCGGCCCCAAGGCCATCGGCCTGGGCCGCCCGCAGGCGCGCGCCGACGGCCTCGGCGGCCTCGCCCTCGCCGCGCTGATCGGGTTACCCGGGCTCGGGTTCTACGTCGTGGCCCGCATCCTGGGCCTGAGTGCCGACGTCGAACCCGCCGAGTTGTACGACACGTGGTGGCGCATCCCGGTGCTGCTCGGCTCGGCCTTTGCCAACGGGTGGGCCGAGGAGATCATCGTCGTGGGTTTCCTGCTCACCCGCCTGCGCCAACTCGACATCAGCCCCACGCGGGCGCTGGTGCTCTCGGCGCTGCTGCGCGGGGCCTACCACCTCTACCAGGGTTACAGCGCGGGCCTGGGCAATCTGGTGATGGGCCTGGTGTTCGGCTACGCGTGGCAGCGCACCGGGCGGCTGTGGCCGCTGATCATCGCCCACACCCTGATCGACGCGGTCGCGTTCGTCGGGTATGCCCTGTTGGCGCAACATCTCGGCTGGTTGCGGTAGCCGCCACGTACATTGCTGAGATGAACGGTTTCACGCCCGCCGACGGTGACCGGGACCCGCGCATGCGGCGTCCAGGCACGCCTCGGCCGTCGGGGGAACCGTCACAGTTCATCCGCCGCGATCCCAACTACCGGCCTCCGCAACCGCCGCCCCGGCCGGCCCCGCCGCCACCTGCGCGTCGGGTTCCGCCACCACCGCCGCGTCAGGCGCCCCCGCCACCGCCGAGACGCCCGGCGGCACCGCCACCCGCACCGCCGCCGCCGGGCCAGTCATCGAGGCCGCCTCGCCAGTTCCCCCCGCCGCCCACCAGACGCAAGACGTCTACGCCCACAGCGGCCGCGCAGTCCGCGCCACCCGCGCCGACCGTGCGCAAGCCGCGCCGCAGGCGTCGCTGGGGCCGTATCGTGTTGGCGCTGTTGATGATCGCGGTGCTCGCCGGGGCGGGCGCGATGATCTGGGTCGACACGTCACTGCAACGCATACCCGCACTGGCCGGCTACCCGGAGCGTCCCGCCGCCGGGCGCGGCACCACGTGGCTGCTCGTGGGATCGGACAGCCGCGAGGGCCTCACGCCGGAACAGCAGGCCTCGCTGACCACCGGCGGCGACCTGGGAACCGGCCGCACCGACACGATCCTCTTGGTGCACATCCCCGCCCTCGGGTCGAGCACCCCGGCGACCATGGTCTCGATCCCGCGCGACTCCTACGTCGAGATCCCCGGTTACGGCGAGGACAAGATCAACGCGGCGTTCGCGCTCGGCGGGGCGCCGCTGCTGGCGCAGACCGTCGAGTCGGCGACCGGGCTGCGCCTCGACCACTACGCCGAGATCGGCTTCGGCGGATTCGCGTCGCTGGTCGACGCCGTGGGCGGGGTGACGGTGTGCCCGGCGGAACCGATCAGCGATCCGCTCGCGGGCATCGATTTGCCCGCCGGATGTCAGGAACTCGACGGACGCACCGCACTCGGCTTCGTGCGCACACGTGCGACGGCCCGGGCCGATCTGGACCGCATGATCCATCAGCGGGAGTTCATGTCGGGGCTGCTGCACCGCGCGGCCAGCCCCGCGGTGTGGCTCAACCCCCTGCGCTGGAGTCCGATGATGCGTGCCGCGACGGGCACGCTCGCGGTCGACGAGGACGCGCACGTGTGGAATCTCGCCCGGCTGGCATGGTCGCTGCGGGGCGATCCGGTCACGATGACCGTGCCCATCGGCGAGTTCGGTTCCAACGGTTCGGGTGACGTGGTGATGTGGGACAGCGACGCCGCGCCGCGGTTGTTCGAGGCGCTGCGGACCGACGCGCCGGTGCCGCCTGACGTCCTGGAAAATGCCGTCAATTGAGTTTAGGCAAGGCTACATTTCCTCGACAGCAAACATCGTTGAAGTTCTTCACCACGCGAATCAAGACTTAGGTAACGCTGACCTCAATGAGGGTCACCTTCACCGACAATGCCGTTTGACCTGGTCTATCATCAAGATCATGACGAACAGCGGCGCTCTCGACACGAAATTCCACGCCCTCATCCAGGATCAAATTCGCAGCGAATTCACGGCTTCCCAGCAATACATCGCGATCGCCGTGTTCTTCGATGGCGCCGACCTGCCGCAGCTCGCCAAGCACTTCTACGCCCAGGCGCTCGAGGAGCGCAATCACGCGATGATGCTCGTGCAGTACCTGCTCGACCGCGACGTCGAGGTGGAGATCCCCGGCATCGACCCGGTGTGCAACAACTTCACCACGCCCCGCGACGCGCTCGCCCTCGCGCTCGACCAGGAGCGCACCGTCACCGAGCAGATCAGCCGGCTCGCGAGCGTGGCCCGCGACGAGGGTGATCACCTCGGCGAGCAGTTCATGCAGTGGTTCCTCAAGGAGCAGGTCGAGGAGGTCGCGGCGATGACGACGCTCGTGCGGATCGCCGACCGCGCCGGATCCAACCTGTTCCACATCGAGGACTTCGTCGCCCGTGAGATGTCGGCCGCGGGTGCGGATCCGACGGCACCGCGCGCTGCAGGCGGGGCCCTCTAGAGTTCTCGACGCGTCAGTCCCGGCCCGCGCCGGTGAGGCCGTTCTGCAGCCAATCCTTGGTGCGGCCGGGATGATTCGTCGCGATCCACGCGACACCGACGTCCCGGCAGAACCGGACGTCCTCGTAGTGGTCGACGGTCCAGCAGTACAGCGCGCGCCCCTGCGCGGCGGCCCGGTCCACCAGTTCCGGATGCTCCCGCAGCGTCGCGATGGACGGGCCCACCGCGGTGGCTCCCACCGTGGTCGCGGCACTGCCGCCCAGGTATCGAGACGTCTCGCCCAGTAGCACCGTCGGCAGCATCGGCGCGGCGCGGCGGATTCGCCACACCGCGGCCGCGGAGAACGACATCACCACCGCGCGCGCCATGTCGGCCGACGCCGGCGCGGCAATGCCGTAGCGGTGCAGCAGCGCAAGGAGTTTGTTCTCCACCAGCGCGCCGTAGCGCACAGGGTGTTTGGTCTCGATGAAAAGCTTGACCGGACGGTTCCAGTCCAGTGCCATCCGGACGAGTTCGTCGAGCGTCAGTACACCGGTGTCGTCCCCGGAACTGTCGGGGCGCCAACTCGGGTGCCACGAACCGAAATTCATCTTTCGCAACTCCGCGAGCGTCATCTCGCTCACCAGACCCGTACCCGTCGACGTGCGGTCCACCTTGCGGTCGTGCACGCACACCAGGTGCCCGTCACGCGTCAACCGAACGTCGCATTCGAGCCCGTCGGCGCCCTCCTGCAAAGCCAGGTCGTAGGCGGCGAGGGTGTGCTCGGGGCGGTCGGCGGAGGCACCTCGATGCGCGACCACGAACGGATGCGTCGGGCCCGTTGGCGCCTGCCCGTCGGCTCCGGCGTCGGCCTCAGTCATGAGGCTATGCTGCCGGGTTCTGCCCGGCGGGCTCAACCGGAACGGACGATTCCGGCCGTTGTGGCTGTTCGTCGGCCGGTTCCGTGTCGCCCTCCGCGGGCGTGTCAGCGGTGTCGCTGGACTCGTCGGCCTTCTCGGTGGAACGTCCTGCGGGGCCGGAGCCGTGGGGTCCGCCGGGGCCCGCAGGAGGTTTCGCACCCTCGGCCACGACCACCCAGCGCCGCACACTGCGGCCCTGCGCCTCGGTGGCCTCGAAGCCCTGGAACACCCGGTAGGTCAGGAGCAGTGTCGTGAGCCCCAGCAGGTAGCCGATGATCACGGTCACGGTGTTGTCGGCGATGTTCTGCGGGGTGTTGTTGAAGAACGTGACGTACACGGTGCTGACGATCGACCACGTGGCCACGATGGCGCTGAGGACCCACACGATCCACCACACCACGATGGGCCGGCGCAACAGCGTCATGCGGTTGTCCGCCCGCGCGAGCTCCAGCACGAACACCGGCGCCATGAACAAGTTGACCACCGGCGCCAGGGCGCAGATCCACAACTCCAGCGGGGAGCGTGGATCTTCCTGTCCGCGTTGCGAATACGCCTCGCGCCGCCGGGCGACCAGCCACGAGATCAGCATCACGACGGTGATCGTCATGATGGCGAGCACCAGCAGGCTCGCGAGCATGCCGAGCAGCACACCGCCCCAGGCGATCACCGGATGCAGCAGCACGGTGCGGTTGATGAGCAGCAGGATGTACCGCACGATGTGCGCGAACGCCGCACCGGCGAGCGCGATCATCGCGAGGACGATCACCAGGCGCACGGTGTGGGCGGCCGGGCCGGTCCGTTGTGCCTGCTGCCGTTCCTCTGCGACCGCGAAGTCCTGGTGCAGACCCCAGCGCGGGACGGTGTGGTACCGCGGCGTGGGGCCCAACGGGCGGCGCCGGGGCCGCGAGGGTGGCGGGGCGCCGGGACGGACCGCGATCCAGCGGTAGCCGGGCGCGAGCCGGGCCGGCGGACGCTGCGGCTGCTGCGGCTGTTGAGGCGGCGAGGCCCACTGGGACTCGGGCGCCGACGGTGCGAGCAGACCACCGCCGCATCGGGGGCACCAAGACCGCTGCCGCTCGCGCACGTTCCAGCGCGTCCCGCACTGCGAACACACCTGGATCATCGGACCAGCCTAGCCACCGGGCACCCGATCAGATGGCGCCCGTACTTCCGTCGTCGGTGACCATGGGGCGACCTGCGCCCGCCCACGCCAGCATCCCGCCCTCGACGTTGATGGGCGTGTAGCCGTTACGGGCCAGGTAGTTGGCGACGCGCAGCGAGCGGCCACCGGCATGGCAGATGACGTACAACTCGGCGTCCGGGTCGATCTCGGCCATGCGCGCCGGGACCTCGCCCATCGGGATGTGCTGGGCACCCGCGACGTGACCGCGCTGCCACTCGTCGTCCTCGCGCACGTCGAGCAGTACCACCGACTGATCGAACGTCGTGGGAACGGCGGAGATGTCCGCCTTTGCGACTTCCACATCGTCCATACCGTCCATGCTCGCACGCGCTCATGCCCGGTGCACCCGTCGGTGGCGCCCCGCCGCGTCGCCGCACGCGCAGAGAGCGGCGTTAGCAATTCGCGACTATCCACAGTTTCCACAGGTTCATCCACAGGCAACGCCGGACGGGACGGGCCCTGACCGGCGTCACCTGTGTGATTCCTGGACGATGCTGTGGACAACGCCGGGGACCCGCGGGCCGGCGATCAACAACGTCCCCTCGGGCGAGCGAAATTGTTCGTGGAACTAAATGTTTCGTCGCGGGTGACGACCGGGCGCGCTGCGCCGCGCTGGATGACGACC
Coding sequences:
- a CDS encoding DUF4328 domain-containing protein, coding for MIQVCSQCGTRWNVRERQRSWCPRCGGGLLAPSAPESQWASPPQQPQQPQRPPARLAPGYRWIAVRPGAPPPSRPRRRPLGPTPRYHTVPRWGLHQDFAVAEERQQAQRTGPAAHTVRLVIVLAMIALAGAAFAHIVRYILLLINRTVLLHPVIAWGGVLLGMLASLLVLAIMTITVVMLISWLVARRREAYSQRGQEDPRSPLELWICALAPVVNLFMAPVFVLELARADNRMTLLRRPIVVWWIVWVLSAIVATWSIVSTVYVTFFNNTPQNIADNTVTVIIGYLLGLTTLLLTYRVFQGFEATEAQGRSVRRWVVVAEGAKPPAGPGGPHGSGPAGRSTEKADESSDTADTPAEGDTEPADEQPQRPESSVPVEPAGQNPAA
- the pheA gene encoding prephenate dehydratase, yielding MPRIAYLGPEGTFTEAALLQMVAKSMVPGPAEDAAGFTPVRTDSTPGALSAVREGRADYACVPIENSIDGTVLPTLDSLAAGSPLQIYAELTLDVAFTIVVRPGHDGPVRTVAAFPVAAAQVRHWLAANLRDAEVVPAHSNAAAAHDVAEGRADAGVSTRLAAERCGLDIMAADVVDEPNARTRFVLVGLPGTPPPATGADRTAVVLRLVNEPGALVSAMTEFSIRDIDLTRIESRPTRTELGTYMFFLDCAGHIDDDPVAEALKALHRRCVDVRYLGSWPTESAAGAPPPRLDEATTWLEGLRAGSGGA
- a CDS encoding DUF2470 domain-containing protein — translated: MAVAAPTTAERIRSACARGGGAMLAVEGIEPLATPVHHLLQDGSFAITVPENGPLVGTVVSSGSAGVQAVLEMTDYAPLPLREPVRSLVWIRGRLQHVPNGEVADLLDLVATENPNPALLQVNSSPIDDADDTYALLRLEIESIVVADSTGAESVTVGALLAARPDPFCAMESSWLQHMESAHRDVVDRLATRLPVALRQGRVRPLGLDRYGVQLRVENENGDHDVRLPFPAPVDDVPGLSKAIRVLMGCPFLNGLRARRL
- a CDS encoding CPBP family intramembrane glutamic endopeptidase, whose protein sequence is MTGPLEHREHSEHRQPSRRTIKIEIVVVLAVTFGLSAYTALLRLIEAVLLGLSGQTVALNPRRSPFDLIDLGLHLAGVFNLLAWGALALYLLWRSGIGPKAIGLGRPQARADGLGGLALAALIGLPGLGFYVVARILGLSADVEPAELYDTWWRIPVLLGSAFANGWAEEIIVVGFLLTRLRQLDISPTRALVLSALLRGAYHLYQGYSAGLGNLVMGLVFGYAWQRTGRLWPLIIAHTLIDAVAFVGYALLAQHLGWLR
- a CDS encoding metallopeptidase family protein, with protein sequence MAVRMDPQRFEELVSDALDQVPPELAAAIDNVVVLVEDRNPDEPEILGLYQGVALTERDSWYAGSLPDTITIYRDALLDICDTEDDVIDEVAITVIHEIAHHFGIDDERLHELGWG
- a CDS encoding glycerophosphodiester phosphodiesterase produces the protein MTEADAGADGQAPTGPTHPFVVAHRGASADRPEHTLAAYDLALQEGADGLECDVRLTRDGHLVCVHDRKVDRTSTGTGLVSEMTLAELRKMNFGSWHPSWRPDSSGDDTGVLTLDELVRMALDWNRPVKLFIETKHPVRYGALVENKLLALLHRYGIAAPASADMARAVVMSFSAAAVWRIRRAAPMLPTVLLGETSRYLGGSAATTVGATAVGPSIATLREHPELVDRAAAQGRALYCWTVDHYEDVRFCRDVGVAWIATNHPGRTKDWLQNGLTGAGRD
- a CDS encoding histidine phosphatase family protein, with amino-acid sequence MSGRLVLVRHGQSRANVDRRLDTRPPGAELTDLGHDQARRVVTAFPQRPALVAHSVARRAAQTASGIAGEIGLTPQEFDGVHEVQVGELEDRNDDAAIAQFEAIYQRWHQGELDVPMPGGESAVDVLDRYVPVVDHLRLNYLDDHDFDSDIVLVSHGAAIRLVAAVLAGVDGSFALEHHLANTESVILTPTTDGRWSCVRWATLTPPFHPEPDVQPVTDALTSKDPMG
- a CDS encoding ferritin, coding for MTNSGALDTKFHALIQDQIRSEFTASQQYIAIAVFFDGADLPQLAKHFYAQALEERNHAMMLVQYLLDRDVEVEIPGIDPVCNNFTTPRDALALALDQERTVTEQISRLASVARDEGDHLGEQFMQWFLKEQVEEVAAMTTLVRIADRAGSNLFHIEDFVAREMSAAGADPTAPRAAGGAL
- a CDS encoding LCP family protein, with the translated sequence MNGFTPADGDRDPRMRRPGTPRPSGEPSQFIRRDPNYRPPQPPPRPAPPPPARRVPPPPPRQAPPPPPRRPAAPPPAPPPPGQSSRPPRQFPPPPTRRKTSTPTAAAQSAPPAPTVRKPRRRRRWGRIVLALLMIAVLAGAGAMIWVDTSLQRIPALAGYPERPAAGRGTTWLLVGSDSREGLTPEQQASLTTGGDLGTGRTDTILLVHIPALGSSTPATMVSIPRDSYVEIPGYGEDKINAAFALGGAPLLAQTVESATGLRLDHYAEIGFGGFASLVDAVGGVTVCPAEPISDPLAGIDLPAGCQELDGRTALGFVRTRATARADLDRMIHQREFMSGLLHRAASPAVWLNPLRWSPMMRAATGTLAVDEDAHVWNLARLAWSLRGDPVTMTVPIGEFGSNGSGDVVMWDSDAAPRLFEALRTDAPVPPDVLENAVN
- a CDS encoding rhodanese-like domain-containing protein; the encoded protein is MDDVEVAKADISAVPTTFDQSVVLLDVREDDEWQRGHVAGAQHIPMGEVPARMAEIDPDAELYVICHAGGRSLRVANYLARNGYTPINVEGGMLAWAGAGRPMVTDDGSTGAI